Proteins encoded in a region of the Salminus brasiliensis chromosome 2, fSalBra1.hap2, whole genome shotgun sequence genome:
- the itfg2 gene encoding KICSTOR complex protein ITFG2, whose translation MRSLSFVQRVCLDFTGTLFPHAICLGDADNDSLNELVVGDTSGKLYIYKNDDSKPWTTRTCVGMLTCVGVGDVCNKGKNLVVAVGAEGWFHLFDIAAAAARADSSSQTEVDEQKPCFTQHIPANTKVMLISDIDGDGRSELVVGYTDRVVRAFRWEEPTDSTDLSGGQLVLLKKWLLEGQVDSLSVNPGPEGLPELMVSQPGCGYANLLCSWTQEGVAGPGENGSAASAGEGPSRDHILHLTTGRIHNKNVSTHLIGSISRGSKEDDSKGGLFALCTLDGTLKLMDSSEQLLWSVQVDHQLFALQKLDVTGDGREEVVACAWDGQTYIIDHNRMVVRFQFDENVNAFCAGQYACKEGRNSPCLVYVSFSHKIYVYWRVELERMEPTSLQRVLEERPEYTALLRKLGVDPSNTDAVRKLIGDVLYRDSEKDKAE comes from the exons ATGCGCTCCCTGAGCTTCGTTCAGCGGGTTTGTCTGGATTTCACGGGCACTCTGTTTCCACACGCTATTTGCCTCGGAGACGCTGATAATGACTCG TTGAATGAGCTTGTGGTCGGTGACACTAGTGGAAAGTTATACATCTATAAGAATGATGACTCCAAGCCCTGGACGACCAGAACCTGTGTGGGAATG CTGACGTGTGTTGGGGTTGGAGACGTTTGCAATAAAGGCAAG AACCTTGTAGTGGCAGTAGGTGCAGAAGGATGGTTCCACCTCTTCGATAtcgctgctgctgcagccagaGCCGATTCCTCCAGTCAGACGGAGGTGGATGAGCAAAAGCCTTGCTTTACCCAGCACATCCCTGCCAACACCAAAGTCATGCTTATCAGTGATATCG ATGGGGATGGACGCAGTGAACTTGTGGTGGGATACACTGACCGGGTGGTGCGAGCCTTCCGGTGGGAGGAGCCAACAGATTCTACTGATCTGAGTGGGGGCCAGCTAGTCTTACTGAAGAAATGGCTGCTGGAAGGACAG GTGGATAGTTTATCAGTGAACCCAGGTCCAGAGGGCCTGCCTGAACTCATGGTGTCTCAGCCTGGCTGTGGCTACGCCAACCTACTCTGCTCCTGGACACAAGAGGGTGTTGCAGGACCTGGAGAAAATGGCTCAGCTGCTTCTGCTGG TGAAGGGCCCTCCAGAGACCATATTCTTCACTTGACCACTGGCCGCATCCACAACAAGAACGTGTCCACCCATTTGATAGGCAGCATCAGCAGGG GGTCAAAGGAAGATGACTCTAAAGGAGGATTATTTGCTCTCTGCACTTTAGATG GTACCCTGAAGCTAATGGACAGTTCTGAGCAGCTGTTGTGGTCTGTGCAGGTGGATCACCAGCTCTTTGCCCTGCAGAAACTGGATGTGACT ggTGATGGGAGAGAGGAGGTTGTGGCTTGTGCCTGGGATGGCCAGACTTACATCATCGACCataaccgcatggtggtccgcTTCCAGTTTGATGAGAATGTGAATGCTTTCTGTGCTG GCCAATATGCATGTAAGGAGGGCAGGAATAGCCCGTGTCTGGTGTACGTGAGCTTCAGCCATAAGATTTATGTGTACTGGCGGGTCGAGCTGGAGCGCATGGAGCCCACCAGTCTGCAAAGAGTACTGGAGGAAAGACCAGAATATACAGCTCTGCTCCGCAAACTAGGAGTGG